One window of Cohnella hashimotonis genomic DNA carries:
- a CDS encoding ribose-phosphate pyrophosphokinase encodes MIRLNGQTLVFETYPNGETRVKGEQILALARGTDGNRIALKYETDADLIKLLFVKSYLDDRGLGSATLDIYYMPYSRMDRTEGASAFTLKYTAQMINAMDFERITVVEPHSDVTLALLDRSEALYPTLELLGRVTAETGFDRAADYLFFPDAGAQKRYGQVEGFRQLVGHKERDFQTGRIQKLEVAGKVDRTGFKAIIVDDLCSYGGTFLLGAARLRELGASHIYLLVTHCENAVHQGKLPASGLIDRVFTTDTILDGPGTDFIQIYPIGGMLP; translated from the coding sequence ATGATTCGGCTAAACGGACAGACGCTGGTATTCGAGACTTACCCGAACGGGGAGACGCGGGTGAAGGGGGAGCAGATCCTTGCGCTGGCCCGCGGGACGGACGGCAATCGGATCGCGCTCAAGTACGAGACGGACGCGGATCTCATCAAGCTCCTGTTCGTCAAAAGCTATTTGGACGACCGCGGACTTGGCTCGGCGACGCTGGATATCTACTACATGCCTTACAGCCGGATGGACCGGACGGAGGGGGCGTCGGCCTTTACGTTGAAGTACACGGCGCAAATGATTAACGCCATGGACTTCGAGCGCATTACAGTCGTCGAGCCGCATTCGGACGTCACGCTGGCGCTGCTTGACCGCAGCGAGGCGCTGTATCCGACGCTCGAGCTGCTGGGCCGGGTGACGGCGGAGACGGGCTTCGATCGGGCGGCCGACTATCTGTTTTTTCCCGACGCGGGCGCGCAAAAGCGGTACGGCCAGGTAGAGGGCTTCAGACAGCTGGTCGGTCACAAAGAGCGGGATTTTCAAACCGGGCGCATTCAAAAGCTCGAAGTGGCAGGCAAAGTCGACCGGACGGGGTTCAAGGCCATTATCGTCGACGATCTGTGCTCGTACGGCGGCACGTTCCTGCTGGGCGCGGCGCGGCTGCGCGAGCTTGGCGCTTCGCACATTTACCTGCTCGTGACCCATTGCGAGAACGCCGTTCATCAAGGCAAGCTGCCGGCCTCGGGCTTGATCGACCGCGTTTTCACGACCGACACGATTCTTGACGGACCAGGCACGGACTTCATTCAAATTTATCCCATTGGAGGCATGTTGCCATGA
- a CDS encoding ArsR/SmtB family transcription factor encodes MEIEVSTNHMQLLECLSSETRVRIIEMLRERPMYVKEIADELKLSSAIVTKHMQKLEQAGIVSTHMAAGTRGKQKICTLSLERLVLLFRTDAREPEVRDPSSYAVSIPIGHYTAYQVKPTCGLASPRKLIGLLDDPRYFDAPERVEAHHLWFASGYVEYRVPNYLIGDARAREIRVTLEIGSEAPGYREDWPSDIAFSMNGVQLGVWTCPGDFGSQRGRLNPPWWGSSNSQHGVLKTLLVTEEGSYIDGVRMSDITTGKLGLTAGSDIRLRIASAEDARYPGGVSLFGSRFGNYAHDIDVIVAY; translated from the coding sequence ATGGAGATCGAAGTCAGTACGAACCATATGCAGCTGCTCGAATGCCTGTCGTCGGAAACGCGGGTGCGCATCATCGAGATGCTGCGCGAAAGACCGATGTACGTCAAAGAGATCGCGGACGAGCTGAAGCTCTCGTCGGCGATCGTCACCAAACATATGCAAAAGCTCGAACAGGCCGGGATCGTGTCCACCCATATGGCCGCCGGCACCCGGGGAAAACAGAAAATTTGCACGCTCAGCCTGGAACGGCTCGTCCTTCTGTTCCGAACCGATGCCCGGGAGCCCGAAGTGCGAGATCCGTCAAGCTATGCCGTCTCCATTCCGATCGGACACTATACCGCTTATCAGGTCAAGCCGACCTGCGGGCTGGCATCGCCGCGCAAGCTGATCGGCCTGCTCGACGATCCCCGCTACTTCGATGCGCCAGAGCGCGTCGAGGCGCATCATCTCTGGTTCGCCAGCGGTTACGTAGAATATCGGGTGCCCAACTATCTGATCGGCGACGCGCGGGCGCGAGAGATCCGCGTCACGCTGGAGATCGGCTCGGAAGCGCCTGGCTACAGAGAGGACTGGCCGTCGGACATCGCTTTTTCGATGAACGGCGTCCAGCTCGGCGTATGGACCTGCCCCGGCGACTTCGGGAGCCAACGCGGCAGACTTAATCCGCCATGGTGGGGATCGAGCAACTCGCAGCATGGGGTACTGAAGACGCTGCTGGTGACCGAGGAAGGAAGCTATATCGACGGCGTGCGGATGTCCGACATAACGACCGGGAAGCTCGGCCTGACTGCCGGCAGCGACATCCGGCTGCGCATCGCCTCGGCAGAAGACGCCCGCTATCCGGGAGGCGTCAGTCTGTTCGGCAGCCGCTTCGGCAACTATGCCCACGACATCGACGTGATCGTCGCTTACTAA
- a CDS encoding YheC/YheD family protein: MINRLKQTVSSKLVKTGLLLGGKLGRHVPVTVPFSWERLQKMLEECGMVYVKPDTGSQGIGIMKVERMARGRLRYQLGTERHDFGTYADMYRSMRRRMGRRRHLIQQGVQVLRYEGRPFDFRIMTQKNAAGRWVSTGIAGRVAHPGKIVSNGSQGGAIYEAERLLRHAAGGEETPGLINSMRKLALLTADRFGRKYPAMNELGIDIAVDRGRKPWILEVNTRPDPCPFAKLEDRTAIRRIVRYGRRYGRRYCLKCGKAKTGT, encoded by the coding sequence GTGATCAATCGTTTGAAACAGACCGTGTCCAGCAAGCTGGTCAAAACCGGATTGCTTCTCGGCGGGAAGTTAGGGCGGCATGTGCCGGTCACCGTACCGTTTTCTTGGGAACGACTGCAGAAGATGCTGGAAGAGTGCGGGATGGTCTATGTAAAGCCCGATACGGGGTCGCAGGGCATAGGCATCATGAAAGTCGAACGAATGGCCCGAGGACGCTTACGATACCAGCTTGGCACCGAGCGGCATGACTTTGGCACTTATGCGGACATGTACAGGTCCATGCGACGCCGCATGGGAAGAAGACGCCATCTGATCCAGCAGGGCGTGCAGGTGCTGCGATACGAAGGCAGGCCTTTCGATTTTCGAATCATGACGCAGAAAAACGCGGCGGGCCGATGGGTAAGCACCGGCATTGCCGGCCGTGTCGCGCATCCGGGCAAGATCGTCTCGAACGGCAGTCAGGGCGGCGCGATCTATGAAGCCGAGCGGCTGCTCCGGCACGCTGCAGGCGGGGAGGAGACCCCAGGCTTGATCAACAGTATGCGGAAGCTGGCCCTGCTAACCGCGGACCGATTCGGGCGTAAATATCCGGCGATGAACGAGCTCGGTATCGACATCGCGGTAGACCGCGGGCGCAAGCCGTGGATATTGGAGGTTAACACCCGCCCGGATCCTTGCCCGTTCGCCAAGCTCGAGGACCGGACGGCGATACGCAGAATCGTGCGCTACGGCCGCAGGTATGGCAGGCGATATTGCTTGAAGTGCGGAAAGGCTAAAACGGGAACGTAA
- a CDS encoding cell wall hydrolase yields the protein MKLIQRLNRIAFLALALFLSLGAGAAFAGTNSTNNTLYIADVKVGLTQSLWTIGGWTYAPVKEIADLMDWKLEYDGDSGRTTIRNDLGDVLAFKAGSSVVALNGGTYDIGGTVRLKEGVAYAPLRVVAESMHASVGWKEQEKVAVLRQEELYAVVAGDTLWRIAEAHDTTATALKVRNGLSGEALTVGQQLKIVAPEFLDPDVSEQKATAAAAEAIDPADVTLLAKLVEAEAGSEPYAGKLAVASVVMNRMHNDRYPDTLRGVIYAPGQFSPAGNGSLERETPSKDSIKAAKAALSGENNVPGALSFFNPQLEPAKAKRLKAIKKIGHHVFV from the coding sequence ATGAAGCTCATTCAACGGCTGAACAGAATCGCGTTCCTGGCTCTTGCGCTCTTCCTGTCGCTTGGCGCAGGCGCGGCATTCGCAGGCACGAATAGCACGAATAATACTCTATACATAGCAGATGTTAAGGTCGGCCTGACCCAGAGTCTATGGACGATCGGCGGATGGACTTACGCGCCGGTCAAAGAGATCGCTGACCTTATGGACTGGAAGCTCGAGTACGACGGGGATTCCGGACGCACCACGATTCGCAACGATCTGGGAGACGTGCTCGCGTTTAAGGCGGGATCGTCGGTCGTTGCGTTGAACGGCGGCACGTACGACATCGGCGGTACGGTCCGGTTAAAGGAGGGCGTCGCCTACGCGCCGCTGCGGGTCGTCGCCGAGTCAATGCATGCCAGCGTCGGCTGGAAGGAGCAGGAGAAGGTTGCGGTCCTCCGGCAAGAAGAGCTGTACGCCGTCGTGGCGGGCGACACGCTCTGGCGTATTGCCGAGGCGCACGATACGACCGCAACCGCGCTGAAGGTCCGCAACGGGCTGTCCGGCGAAGCGCTGACGGTCGGTCAGCAGCTCAAGATCGTCGCACCGGAATTCCTCGATCCGGACGTCTCCGAGCAGAAGGCGACAGCCGCAGCAGCGGAAGCGATCGACCCCGCAGATGTAACGCTGCTCGCGAAGCTGGTGGAAGCCGAGGCCGGCAGCGAGCCGTACGCGGGCAAGCTGGCCGTCGCGAGCGTCGTCATGAACCGTATGCACAACGACAGGTATCCGGATACCTTGCGAGGCGTTATATACGCCCCCGGACAATTCTCCCCAGCGGGCAATGGCAGCCTGGAACGGGAGACGCCCTCCAAGGACAGCATCAAAGCGGCCAAGGCCGCGCTGTCCGGCGAGAACAACGTTCCCGGCGCGTTGTCTTTCTTTAATCCGCAGCTCGAGCCTGCCAAGGCCAAGCGGCTGAAGGCGATCAAGAAAATCGGCCATCATGTGTTTGTCTGA
- a CDS encoding CoF synthetase gives MSEPAGREALAERTAQQFPWYRGLSGWDAAPPEPLPLITASVLEAFYYTEDNPLARRSDLHCYRTSGTSSGLRKAIYYSGRDEAAYLRIKERVFRNILGDRGYRTAVSDMGTGHAEATASSVFQSLGMSVHTLSYRDPIELHVERLKRIRPEVLYTMPSILDRILLAADDPLAFGVRQVILVGEVASPGWIGRAADRLGIEPEAIADTYGSIEIGTIAYYDHRHGRYLLTEGLEAEGIGAESLGETYDPLPAGERVLVLTSTVREAFPALRYVTYDVVRDLRPIVVDGVRRQSFQSIVKRIGPDLKHGEKISVYDIENAVYRHVRDAGVRINVEGNALRVHLYSVRTLDRTLLDRVRAELQDRIPEIGAMIRSGILAGIDVVAEAGFDDERSRGAVKNKKIFYT, from the coding sequence ATGTCCGAGCCTGCAGGCAGGGAAGCGCTCGCCGAGCGGACCGCGCAGCAGTTTCCATGGTATCGCGGACTCTCGGGTTGGGACGCGGCGCCGCCGGAGCCTTTGCCGCTGATCACAGCTTCCGTGCTGGAGGCTTTTTATTATACGGAAGACAATCCGCTCGCGCGCCGCAGCGATCTGCACTGCTATCGTACCTCCGGAACGAGCTCGGGGCTGCGCAAGGCCATCTACTATTCCGGCCGGGACGAAGCGGCGTATTTGCGTATCAAGGAACGCGTATTTCGCAACATACTCGGAGACCGCGGCTACCGGACCGCGGTGTCGGACATGGGAACGGGGCATGCCGAAGCGACGGCTTCGAGCGTATTTCAAAGTCTTGGCATGTCCGTGCATACGCTGTCGTACCGGGATCCGATCGAGCTGCACGTCGAGCGATTGAAGCGTATCCGCCCCGAGGTGCTCTACACGATGCCCTCGATCCTAGACCGCATCCTGCTCGCGGCGGACGATCCGCTAGCGTTCGGCGTGAGGCAGGTCATTCTGGTTGGAGAGGTCGCGTCCCCGGGGTGGATCGGGCGCGCAGCCGACCGCCTGGGCATCGAACCGGAAGCGATCGCAGACACGTACGGGTCGATCGAGATCGGCACCATCGCCTATTACGACCATCGGCACGGGCGCTACTTGCTGACGGAGGGGCTGGAGGCGGAAGGCATCGGCGCCGAGTCGCTCGGCGAGACGTATGACCCGCTGCCTGCGGGCGAGCGGGTGCTCGTGCTCACGTCGACCGTCAGAGAAGCGTTCCCCGCGCTGCGTTATGTCACGTATGACGTTGTCCGAGATTTGCGCCCGATCGTCGTGGACGGCGTACGAAGGCAGAGCTTTCAAAGCATCGTGAAGCGCATCGGCCCCGATCTCAAGCACGGGGAGAAAATCAGCGTCTACGATATCGAAAATGCGGTTTATCGGCATGTTCGCGACGCAGGTGTCCGCATCAACGTAGAGGGAAACGCATTGCGCGTCCACCTTTATAGCGTCCGTACGCTCGATCGGACGCTGCTCGATCGGGTACGCGCGGAGCTTCAGGACCGCATACCCGAGATCGGTGCCATGATCCGCAGCGGCATTCTGGCCGGTATCGATGTCGTCGCCGAAGCAGGCTTCGACGACGAGCGTAGCCGAGGCGCCGTCAAAAACAAAAAAATATTTTATACGTAA
- a CDS encoding aldo/keto reductase, with the protein MEKKAYGKTGMQVSELGFGGAEIGFSGAAQRDVDRLLSSALDAGLNLIDTAECYKNSEELIGQAVSGRRGDYFLFTKCGHAAGLDLPDWDPRMLAQSIDRSLERLKTDYVDVIHLHSCSEEVLRQGDVIDVLKRAKEQGKTRFIGYSGDHTNALYAVRTGAFDSLMTSLNIADQEAADLTLKEAAEKGMGVVVKRPVANVAWRHTQAPDSKAYEYPYWQRLQKLKYEFLQGELEETVGKALRFTLSTPGVHSAIVGTANPDRWTSNARLLAEGPLPAAEYEAIRERWRAVAEEDWIGLE; encoded by the coding sequence ATGGAAAAAAAAGCGTACGGCAAGACAGGTATGCAGGTTAGCGAACTTGGATTCGGCGGCGCGGAGATCGGCTTCAGCGGCGCCGCTCAGCGGGACGTGGACAGGCTGCTGAGCAGCGCGTTGGACGCGGGGCTCAACCTGATCGATACGGCGGAATGCTACAAAAACAGCGAAGAGCTCATCGGCCAAGCCGTATCCGGCAGGCGCGGAGATTACTTCCTGTTCACCAAATGCGGACATGCCGCTGGTCTCGACCTGCCCGACTGGGATCCCCGCATGCTGGCGCAGAGCATCGACCGCAGTCTCGAGCGGCTCAAGACGGATTACGTCGACGTGATCCATCTCCACAGCTGCTCCGAGGAGGTGCTGAGGCAGGGCGATGTCATCGACGTGCTGAAACGGGCGAAAGAGCAGGGCAAGACGCGATTCATCGGTTACAGCGGCGACCATACCAACGCGCTGTACGCCGTACGTACGGGCGCGTTCGATTCGCTCATGACTTCCTTGAACATCGCGGATCAGGAAGCTGCGGATCTCACTTTAAAAGAAGCGGCGGAGAAAGGCATGGGCGTCGTCGTCAAGCGTCCTGTAGCGAACGTGGCTTGGCGGCATACGCAAGCGCCGGATTCCAAGGCTTACGAGTATCCGTATTGGCAGCGGCTGCAGAAGCTAAAATATGAATTCCTGCAAGGCGAGCTGGAGGAAACGGTCGGCAAGGCGCTGCGCTTCACGCTGTCGACGCCCGGCGTGCATTCGGCAATCGTCGGCACCGCGAACCCGGATCGCTGGACATCGAACGCCAGGCTGTTGGCGGAGGGCCCTCTGCCTGCGGCGGAGTATGAGGCGATTCGCGAGCGTTGGCGCGCGGTCGCCGAGGAGGATTGGATCGGATTGGAATAA
- a CDS encoding glycoside hydrolase family 2 protein codes for MSEIQKPVPRQDYPRPQFVREGWVNLNGEWEFEFDDAAVGVGQRWQDGDRAFGRRIQVPFAFQSPLSGIGEPDFHDIVWYRRTLSLPEAFRDKRIVLHFGAVDYEASVWVNGKLVATHEGGHTPFHADITDALRPAGEDNALVVRAVDYSRDVTLPRGKQYWLSDSASIFYTRTTGIWQTVWAEAVAPAHLASVRWTPDIDRNDIGLRLAVAGWTGQAELKVNVDITFEGEPVSSDTYTIRSANEARTIHLQELNDHGQGRWWSPEKPNLYDVRLTLYDGETAIDEVTSYFGMRKVSIEAGRFNLNNRPYFQKLVLDQGYFPDGNLTPPSDEAVRRDVELTKAMGFNGARKHQKLEDPRYLYWCDRLGLLVWSEAANAYQYSDAYVRRFVSEWQASIERDYSHPCIVVWVPINESWGVPNIQIDAQQQHHALTMYHLTKSLDATRLVVSNDGWEMVKTDLLNIHDYEYRREVLEERYAEAGRAVNGMPSGRRLTVGGHAYEGQPILVTEFGGIAYKKSEWEGWGYSGAESDEDFAARLRAVIQPLLRSGVVQGYCYTQLTDVEQEINGLLTYDRVPKLPVEAIRAINEGE; via the coding sequence ATGTCCGAAATTCAAAAGCCAGTCCCCAGACAGGACTATCCGAGGCCGCAGTTCGTGCGGGAAGGCTGGGTGAATCTGAATGGAGAGTGGGAGTTCGAGTTCGACGACGCCGCGGTCGGCGTCGGGCAGCGGTGGCAAGACGGCGATCGGGCGTTCGGCCGGCGCATCCAGGTGCCTTTTGCTTTCCAGAGCCCGTTGAGCGGCATCGGCGAGCCGGATTTTCACGATATCGTCTGGTACCGCCGGACCCTCTCGCTGCCGGAGGCGTTCAGAGATAAGCGCATCGTCCTGCATTTCGGCGCCGTCGACTACGAAGCCTCGGTATGGGTCAACGGCAAGCTCGTCGCGACGCACGAGGGCGGGCATACGCCTTTTCATGCCGATATCACGGACGCGCTGCGGCCTGCAGGGGAGGACAATGCCCTCGTCGTTCGGGCGGTCGACTACAGCCGCGACGTCACGCTGCCGCGAGGCAAGCAATACTGGTTGTCCGACTCCGCGAGCATCTTTTACACCCGTACGACGGGTATTTGGCAGACGGTATGGGCGGAGGCGGTCGCCCCGGCGCATCTGGCCTCGGTTCGCTGGACGCCGGATATCGACCGCAACGACATCGGACTGCGGCTTGCGGTAGCGGGATGGACCGGTCAGGCAGAGTTGAAGGTGAATGTAGACATTACGTTCGAGGGGGAGCCGGTATCGAGCGACACCTACACGATCCGCTCCGCGAACGAAGCCCGCACGATTCATCTGCAGGAGCTGAACGACCACGGCCAGGGACGCTGGTGGTCGCCGGAAAAACCGAACCTTTACGATGTCAGGCTGACGCTGTACGACGGAGAGACGGCGATCGACGAGGTGACCAGCTATTTCGGCATGCGCAAGGTGTCGATCGAAGCGGGCAGGTTCAACCTTAACAACCGGCCTTATTTTCAGAAGCTCGTTCTCGATCAGGGCTATTTCCCCGACGGCAACCTGACGCCGCCGAGCGACGAGGCCGTCCGCAGGGACGTCGAGCTGACCAAGGCGATGGGCTTCAACGGCGCGCGCAAGCACCAGAAACTGGAGGATCCACGCTATCTCTATTGGTGCGACCGGCTTGGGCTCCTCGTTTGGAGCGAGGCGGCCAACGCCTACCAATATTCAGACGCCTATGTGCGCCGCTTCGTGAGCGAATGGCAGGCTTCGATCGAACGCGACTACAGTCACCCGTGTATCGTCGTCTGGGTGCCGATCAACGAGAGCTGGGGCGTGCCGAACATTCAGATCGACGCGCAGCAGCAGCACCACGCGCTGACGATGTATCACTTGACCAAGTCGCTGGACGCGACGCGTCTGGTCGTCTCCAACGACGGCTGGGAGATGGTAAAGACGGATTTGCTCAACATCCACGACTACGAGTATCGGCGCGAGGTGCTGGAGGAGCGCTATGCGGAAGCAGGGCGGGCCGTGAACGGCATGCCGTCCGGCCGTCGGTTGACCGTCGGAGGCCATGCGTACGAAGGTCAGCCGATTCTCGTGACCGAGTTCGGCGGCATCGCCTACAAGAAGAGCGAGTGGGAGGGCTGGGGATACTCCGGCGCGGAAAGCGACGAGGACTTCGCTGCGCGGCTGCGCGCCGTCATTCAACCGCTGCTCCGTTCGGGCGTCGTCCAGGGCTACTGCTATACGCAGCTGACCGACGTCGAGCAGGAGATCAACGGGCTGTTGACCTACGATCGCGTACCCAAGCTGCCGGTTGAGGCGATTCGGGCGATCAACGAAGGGGAGTAA
- a CDS encoding nicotinate phosphoribosyltransferase encodes MTHTINSFVYPATLLCDFYKVSHKNQYPQGTELVYSTWTARASRIAEIDRIAAFGFQAFVKEYLIDYFNVHFFGRTKAEVTEEYKRVIRYALGETNPDAGHIEALHDLGYLPIKIKAVKEGSLVPVKVPMLTIENTLPAFFWLTNYLETLMSCQLWLPATSATLAFEYRKLLEDFAQRTNGDATGVPFQGHDFSMRGMGSLEAAKASGAGHLLSFTGTDTIPAILYLEDHYGADMEKELVGTSIPATEHSVMCAHGRDEAASYRYLIKEVYPSGFVSIVSDTWDLWTVLDVVIRGLKDDIMSRDGKVVIRPDSGDPVKIICGDPDAEDPLAQRGVIEILWDIFGGTTTARGFKQLDSHIGAIYGDAITIARCREICERLAAKGFASTNMVFGIGSFTYQYNTRDTFGYALKSTYAVVDGEERKIYKDPKTDAGKVKKSQTGLVRVIPQNGTMVCIDNLNKEEYDQYSGIDLLEDVFVDGRLVREQTLGDIRARLLGNLQD; translated from the coding sequence ATGACCCATACGATCAACAGCTTCGTATACCCTGCCACGCTGCTGTGCGATTTTTACAAGGTGAGCCACAAAAATCAATACCCGCAAGGCACGGAGCTCGTCTACTCGACCTGGACGGCCCGCGCAAGCCGCATCGCCGAGATCGACCGAATTGCGGCTTTCGGCTTCCAGGCTTTCGTCAAGGAATACCTGATCGACTACTTCAACGTTCACTTCTTCGGCCGGACGAAGGCGGAAGTGACGGAAGAATACAAGCGTGTCATCCGTTACGCGCTCGGCGAGACGAACCCGGACGCCGGTCACATCGAGGCGCTGCACGATCTCGGCTATCTGCCGATCAAGATTAAGGCCGTTAAGGAAGGCAGCCTCGTGCCGGTCAAGGTGCCGATGCTGACGATCGAGAACACGCTGCCCGCATTTTTCTGGCTCACCAATTACCTCGAGACGCTCATGTCGTGCCAGCTGTGGCTGCCGGCGACGAGCGCGACGCTCGCGTTCGAGTACCGCAAGCTTCTTGAGGACTTCGCGCAGCGGACCAACGGAGACGCAACCGGCGTGCCCTTCCAGGGACACGACTTCTCGATGCGGGGCATGGGCTCGCTCGAAGCGGCCAAGGCGAGCGGCGCGGGGCATCTGCTCTCGTTTACCGGCACGGACACGATTCCTGCGATTCTGTATCTTGAGGACCACTACGGGGCCGACATGGAAAAGGAGCTGGTCGGCACGTCGATCCCCGCGACCGAGCACAGCGTCATGTGCGCGCACGGCCGGGACGAGGCTGCTTCGTACCGCTACCTCATCAAGGAGGTGTACCCGAGCGGGTTCGTATCGATCGTGTCGGATACCTGGGATCTGTGGACCGTCCTGGACGTCGTCATCCGCGGGCTGAAGGACGATATTATGAGCCGGGACGGCAAGGTCGTCATCCGTCCGGACAGCGGCGACCCGGTCAAGATTATTTGCGGCGATCCGGACGCCGAGGACCCGCTTGCGCAGCGCGGAGTCATCGAGATTTTGTGGGACATTTTCGGCGGCACGACGACCGCGCGCGGCTTCAAGCAGCTCGACAGCCACATCGGCGCCATTTACGGAGACGCGATTACGATCGCGCGCTGCCGGGAGATCTGCGAGCGGCTTGCGGCCAAGGGATTTGCGTCGACCAACATGGTTTTCGGCATCGGCTCGTTTACGTACCAGTACAACACCCGGGACACGTTCGGCTACGCGCTCAAATCGACGTATGCGGTCGTGGACGGGGAGGAGCGCAAGATCTACAAGGATCCGAAGACGGACGCCGGCAAGGTCAAAAAGTCGCAAACGGGGCTTGTGCGCGTTATTCCGCAGAACGGTACCATGGTCTGTATTGATAATCTGAACAAGGAAGAATACGATCAATACAGCGGGATCGATCTCTTGGAGGACGTGTTCGTCGACGGGCGCCTCGTGCGCGAGCAGACGCTCGGCGATATACGCGCCAGACTCCTCGGGAACCTGCAGGACTAA
- a CDS encoding ADP-ribosylglycohydrolase family protein — protein MELAERIRGGLYGVAVGDALGGTTEFMSPREIAERHGYLTEIIGGGVWRLEPGEVTDDTMMTLCVADGILEAPRDPVRAIGRHFLDWYASDPKDIGNIIRTVLATYEGNWFEAALLADLNLGQSAGNGSLMRCLPVALRYPEWADVSRVSRMQSKMTHYDERCNEACEIYNRIAFAMLEGETPLREAIADAVAGTAYEAMLASEPNCESSGYVVHTFRWVLHLLLTSDSFEEVVQRAANQGGDSDTIGAIAGGLAGVHWGFTGIPERYSSQILLKDRLDKTCAAILATRSGTAG, from the coding sequence ATGGAACTGGCGGAACGAATCCGAGGCGGCTTGTACGGCGTGGCCGTCGGGGATGCATTGGGCGGTACGACGGAATTTATGTCTCCGAGAGAGATTGCGGAGCGGCACGGCTATCTGACGGAAATAATCGGGGGCGGCGTATGGCGCCTCGAGCCGGGCGAAGTGACCGACGATACGATGATGACGCTGTGCGTGGCGGACGGCATCCTCGAAGCGCCGCGGGATCCGGTTCGGGCGATCGGCAGGCATTTTCTCGACTGGTATGCTTCGGATCCCAAAGACATCGGAAATATCATTCGTACCGTGCTCGCGACGTATGAAGGGAACTGGTTCGAGGCCGCGCTGCTCGCGGACCTGAACCTCGGCCAGAGCGCGGGCAACGGCTCCCTGATGCGCTGCTTGCCCGTGGCGCTGCGTTATCCGGAATGGGCCGACGTCTCGCGCGTGTCGCGCATGCAGTCGAAGATGACGCACTATGACGAGCGGTGCAACGAGGCTTGCGAGATTTATAACCGCATCGCGTTCGCTATGCTGGAGGGCGAGACTCCGCTGCGCGAAGCGATTGCGGACGCCGTCGCGGGCACCGCGTACGAAGCGATGCTCGCGTCGGAGCCGAACTGCGAGTCCAGCGGCTATGTCGTGCATACGTTCCGCTGGGTGCTGCATTTGCTGCTGACTTCGGATTCCTTCGAGGAAGTGGTGCAGCGGGCGGCCAATCAAGGCGGAGACTCGGACACGATCGGCGCGATCGCCGGCGGTCTGGCCGGCGTGCACTGGGGCTTCACCGGCATCCCTGAACGTTATTCCTCGCAAATTTTGCTCAAGGATCGGCTGGACAAGACATGCGCGGCGATACTGGCGACGAGATCGGGGACGGCCGGCTAG
- a CDS encoding NUDIX hydrolase, translated as MSDNHAGPYSAAGFRTPDGAPTDIVVFTITKTERTGAKKALPLRKLAVMLIKRKQWPCEGMWALPGGFTREQETVEACARRELLEETGVADVHLAYFNVYSAPGRDPRGWMISHAFFALVEERYVASRRTSDEASDVSLWPVEEALAMELAFDHRSIVADALGRIRREMLTTTIAKEFLPETFTIAELYQVITAVVPSFEEKNFIRKVTSTQSRRGILEEVRDAEGRPMMSNRYSQRPAQLYRFTDYAPELSIYG; from the coding sequence ATGAGCGATAACCATGCCGGACCATACTCAGCCGCGGGATTCCGTACGCCGGACGGCGCGCCGACGGACATCGTCGTATTCACCATTACCAAGACCGAGCGGACGGGCGCGAAGAAGGCGCTGCCGCTCCGGAAGCTTGCGGTCATGCTGATCAAACGCAAGCAGTGGCCGTGCGAGGGCATGTGGGCGCTGCCGGGGGGCTTCACGCGGGAGCAAGAAACGGTGGAAGCGTGCGCCCGGCGGGAGCTGCTGGAGGAGACGGGCGTAGCGGACGTGCACCTCGCGTACTTCAACGTCTACAGCGCGCCGGGCCGCGATCCGCGCGGCTGGATGATCTCGCACGCGTTCTTCGCGCTTGTCGAGGAGCGGTACGTGGCAAGCCGCAGAACCTCGGACGAAGCGTCGGACGTGAGTCTCTGGCCGGTCGAAGAGGCGCTTGCCATGGAGCTGGCGTTCGACCACCGGTCGATCGTGGCGGATGCGCTCGGACGCATTCGCCGGGAGATGCTGACGACGACGATCGCCAAGGAATTTCTGCCGGAGACGTTTACGATCGCGGAGTTGTACCAGGTGATTACGGCCGTCGTGCCGTCCTTTGAGGAAAAGAACTTCATCCGCAAGGTGACCTCCACGCAGAGCCGCAGAGGCATTCTGGAAGAGGTCCGCGACGCGGAAGGGCGTCCGATGATGTCCAACCGTTACTCGCAGCGGCCGGCACAGTTGTATCGGTTCACCGATTATGCGCCGGAATTGTCGATTTACGGATAG